CATTCTTGTGGAATAAGATCTTTATTTTTCCAAAAAGTTTGAAAAATCTTAATATCAAACCGAACCCGACCCAGTTCTTTTAGACGTTTTATTCTTTCATTACCATCAATTCTTTTTTCTTTATCTTTTAAACAGGTTTCCAAACGAATATTGGTAAGATTTATCTCGGTAAGGCTTAAAGAACATTCATCTTCTTCGCCTAGGCTCCAGTCTTTACCCAAGCCCGAAAAAGACGCTGGATCAAAAGGGCAAGAGCGGTCAATCTTTACGATTGTATCCATAAACCCTCCTTTTAGTTTATTCAAAAGAACAGTACATCTAAACTTTTAACACATAACCCATTAAGACTTCAAGATGAGAATAATTACTTACGCGATAGCACTTTTTTAACCGCTTTTTTTATTGATTCCACACCCATGCCATATTTTTCTATAAGCTCTTCGGGTTTGCCTGATTCCCCAAAACTATCACTGACTCCAATAAATTCCATCGGTACTGGCATTTCTTTGGCTAACAGCTCGGAAATGGCACTACCCAACCCGCCATATATTTGATGTTCTTCTACGCTAACCACAGCGTGCGCGCTATGAACATATCTTAATATTGTATCTTTATCTAAAGGTTTTATGGTATGAATATTTACCACCGCTACTTGTATTCTTTCTTTTTCTAAATCTATTGAAGCTTTAATTGCATTATAAATTAATGGCCCACAACCAAAAATTACAACATCTTTTCCATCTTTAAAAACTTCAGCGCGGCCAATTTTAAAAGGGGTATGAGAAGTTGTAATCATGGCGCTTTTTTCGCGTGTAAAACGTAAATAAACTGGCCCCACTAATTCTGCCGAGGCCACTGTAGCCTTTTTAGCTTCTTCGTAATCGCAGGGCACAACCACTCTCATATTTGGCATCATTCGTGTAAGCCCAATATCTTCTAAAGCCTGATGCGTAGCGCCATCTGGACCGACTGATATGCCAGCGTGCGCGCCTGCAATTTTTACATTGGCTTCGTTGTAAGCAATCGTGGTTCTAATTTGTTCGTTATTTCTACCCGGGCTAAAAGTGGCATAAGAAGATATAAAAGGAATTTTTCCGGCAAGAGCCAATCCTGCCGCCACCGAAGCTAAATTTTGTTCGGCCACGCCCATTTCTATAAATCTTTCGGGAAACTTTTTTTGAAAAGCTAAAGAACGAGTAGATTCGGTTAAATCGGCGCACAATACCACTACATTTTTATTTTTTTCTCCAGCTAAAACTAAGCCATCGCCATAACCATCGCGGGTTGGTTTTTGTTCTGGTTTTAAAATATCTTTTACTAAATATGCATTAGGATTCATCGGGTGATGTCTAATACCTAATTACTAATATCTAATCAATGCCTAATGCTTAATTATCTAATTTCAAAATTTAGTCATTAGACATTTGGATTTGATTAGAAATTAGAAATTTGTCATTAGAAATTTTTAATCAATATGCCCTGCTTCTATCTGCCCCTGCAATGTTCTTAATTCCCGCAAAGCAATATTCGCTTCTTCTTTGTTGGGCGGTTTACCGTGCCATTCAAATTTATTCTCCATAAAATCTACGCCCTTACCCGGAATGGTTCGTGCAATAATTACAGTTGGTTTTTCGTGTATGGCTTCGGCTTTGGCACACGCATCCACAAATTCGCGAATATTATGCCCATCAATTTCTAAAACATACCAATTAAAAGATT
This genomic stretch from bacterium harbors:
- a CDS encoding transketolase C-terminal domain-containing protein; amino-acid sequence: MNPNAYLVKDILKPEQKPTRDGYGDGLVLAGEKNKNVVVLCADLTESTRSLAFQKKFPERFIEMGVAEQNLASVAAGLALAGKIPFISSYATFSPGRNNEQIRTTIAYNEANVKIAGAHAGISVGPDGATHQALEDIGLTRMMPNMRVVVPCDYEEAKKATVASAELVGPVYLRFTREKSAMITTSHTPFKIGRAEVFKDGKDVVIFGCGPLIYNAIKASIDLEKERIQVAVVNIHTIKPLDKDTILRYVHSAHAVVSVEEHQIYGGLGSAISELLAKEMPVPMEFIGVSDSFGESGKPEELIEKYGMGVESIKKAVKKVLSRK